GGGAATACCGATGTCGGAATATTGGGAGTTCAAACAGGTAGTAACGATTCCGTTGACGCCAAAGAATTTTTCGTAGGCCGGGTGAAACAAAGGATATTTGAAGAGTCTTATGTAGGTGGAATATTTACCTATGGAAACCCAAATCAAGGTGAGTCTGGAAATACCTATGGAGCCGATATTCGATTGGCCACTTCGGATCTTTTTGGAGACAAGAAGAATTTCATTTTTGATGCTTTTGCGTTAAACTCTGACAACAGTTCGAAGTCCGATCCGGAAGCGGATGGAACGGGAGAGTCTTTTGGGTTTTCTGCACGTTATCCAAATGACCAAGTGGACGGCATGCTGGTGTTTAGGGAAATTGGTAAGAACTTCGATCCTGGTATCGGTTTTGCGCAACGGAGTAATGTTCGAATGTATCGAGTAGCCGGAAGCTACAATCCTCGCCCAAGAGACTTCCTCGATATTCAGCAAATGTTTCACGACATTTACTATACCTATTACGAGAATCTTGAGAAAGGTATGAAGGAGACGACGGAGCTCTATATAACGCCGCTCGACTGGCACTTTAACTCAGGAGATTCTGTCCACGCATTGATAGATTACCAAAGACTATATGAACGGCTTTTCGAACCGTTTGAAATTTCTCCAGGAGTATTTTTGCCAGTCGGGGAGTATAGGACTAACCGCTCTAATATTGTAATCGCCACAGCAAGCAAACGTGCGGTGTCCGCATTTATTAATGTTGGATACGGAGATTTCTGGTCTGGTACATCTGAAAATATAAGTGCGCGGGTTACTTACAAGTTACCTCCTCACTTTACTACTACGATAAATGTGAACCAAACCTTTGCTCATTTACCGCAGGGTAATTTCATAGCACGTATTTATACAGGCACATTTAATTACGCCGTTTCACCCCAACTGACTTTTTCCAACCTGGTGCAGTTTGACAATCGCTCGAGAAATCTCGGTTGGCAGAGCCGAATCCGTTGGACGCCCAAGCCTGGCAACGACTTATTTATTTCTTTTAACCAGGGGTGGATCAACGAACCTGGCAGCCTGCGGTTTAATGTAAGCGATACCAAGATTGCGACCAAACTTCAGTATACCTTCCGTTTCTGAGCTTGGAATTCAGAGGTGGTCTTTTAAATGGATAGTCCTAATGGCCGCTCTCCATTTATAGACTTAACCAGCAGCCATTGTTTCGACTGCTTTCGACCGCTTTCTCGATGAATTGAATTCCCGCGAGGCCATCCTCAACCGTAGCGTATTTTGAGCCGTCGGTTGCGGTGTAAGCATTTGTCTGGTACGCCCGGACATCGTTTTCAAAACAACGATGTAGGCGGGCAAACGCATCGTGAAACCCTTCACTGTGACCCCAGGGAATGGTGTTTTCATCCAAAAGTTCCTGAGGAAGTTTTTCTAGGAAATCATCTGGTTTCAGATTTGGATCTCGATAATAAACGCGGTCGGGTTTTCCCAGTGGGTATACCTGCAGTTTCTCCGACTCTTCCTGGGCCCAGCGCAATGAACCTTTTTCTCCATTCACTTCTATGCGAAGATCGTTTTTGTGGCCGATGGCGATCTGTGTTGCGCGCACCAATCCTTTTCCACCGTTGCTCAATCTACAATAGGCAGTGAAATGATCATCGAGATTGTCGTCCGGGTTTTCATTCCACTTAAAAAACGACTCCAGATGAGCGCTGAGCTCCTTGACTTCGAGACCTGTAATGTAACGTAGCTGCATGAGAGCGTGGGTACCGATATCACCACCACAGTTTGAAATACCCGAGATGTTTTTATTCAGACGCCAGGTGGTTTTTTTGATATCCGGATCGCTTGCGCGCATGGCCATCCATGATTGATGATAAGAGCTATCCACCCAACGAATGTCTCCCAGCAATCCACTTTGAACGATGTGTCGTGCCAACCGTGTGGTCCAATGCCCCAGGTAGGTATGGGCAACACAGAAAGGGATGATCTTTTCATTTACCAACCTGCACAGCGTTTGGGATTCTTCCAGGTTGAGTGTGAGTGGCTTCTCGCAAAACACCGGAATGCCTGCTTCGATAAATTTCTTTGCAGGATCAAAATGTGCGTGGTTGGGAGTCTGAATTAAAACATAATCAATTCGTTCACCTTGCGGTTTTCCAAGCTCCTGCTCCAGCATGGCGTCGTAACTTTCATACCCTGTGATGGGGTACGGCCACTCCTCAGCAGATCGCAGTGCGTTCTCCGGATTCGACGAAAGTGCCGCCGCAGTCACTCGACGTGTGCCATCCATGAAAATGGCGCGTTGATGCGCGTTGGTGATGAAGCCTTTGCTTCCTCCGATCAGGCCGACATTAAGAGGTCTTTTGTTTCCCATAATTTGCTCCGGATATTGACCAAGTTTGCTTAGCCGTATCAAGAGGAATAGAAAATCTATTGTTCGTAGTGCTTAAATGGGATGAGTGGAATATCGTTATCCTCGCGAAGTTTTTTGAATTTCGCCAATTCATCCCAGTCTTTTTTTCCGTCGTATTTGGTGTCTTGAATGTCGCTTCTATTCGAGCTGATTGACTTGTGAGGCATTTCGACCACGGGTTCCCTGTTGAGGAATCCTATATCGATCAGAAACTCGTTTACATTGTGGGTGGTGTATTCCAGGTGAGGAGAGTTGTTATACCAACTGTGAACCTCGCCTTTATAGACGTAACTTTGGCACTTTAATCCAAGTTCTTTTGTGCGAATGATCCATCTAATGTCCGAAACGTAAAACGCGTCCCTTGTCCCAAACAGGATGATGCTCGGTGGCGAATCTTTGGTCAGATTTTCGATGGCCGATACCACATGCAGTCCTTCCCGGTAGTCTTCTGGGTCTTTGCCGAGGAAGAGGCATTCTTCCTCAATTTGTCTCGGGTGGGTTGGTTCAAAGAAATCGACGAATGGGTTAAATAGAAGCATGGCTTTTACGCCGATATCGATGTCGAGATTGTCCTCTTCGCCGACAAAACCAAGCTGCGCAAATTTCTGGGCATCTACTGTCGCAACGGCAGAAGCCATACATCCTCCGGCGGAACCTCCGCCAACCACTATTTCATTCGGATCGATACCAAACTCCTGAGCTCTTTCCTTAATCCAACGAATGGCGCTGATCCCGTCCTCTACTGCCGAGACAGGAATCGTCTGATCCAGATCTCGTATTCGGTATTCGGGACGAAAACAAACGGCTCCACGTTGAGTGAAGTAATTGGCTTGGTGGTAGAATTGTCCGGCATTTCCTTGGGTAAAACCGCCACCGTGCCAGAAAACAAGGGCAGGGCGTTTGTCGGTGGCTTGCCAGGTGTCAGGATAATCCACAAAGATATGAAGATTCCTTTTCTCGGTGGTCTTAAAAACGAAGGACCTGGTATCTTCGTCGCTCAGCCCAGGAGCTACGTATTTTTTTTGGTTCAGAGTTCGTTGCAAAACGGGTTTTCCAATTTGTTCGTAAAATGTGGCAATCCCCTCCGCCCGTTCATTCTGCGATAGGTTGTTTATCCAATTTCTCACTTCCTTGCGTGAAGGATTTTTCCCAAAGGGAAGCTCAACTTCGGCCGGAAGGAATGTTGGGGGAAAGCCAATCGTCAGAATTAGCAGTGTATGAAGCAGGCAACGTTTTTTCATGTCGTCATTGTATTTACTCAAGAGTTATGGCCGTCTGCAATCAACTATTGTTCGAGTTTCGTTGAAAGAATTTTTTTGAGTCGTCTACAATACCTTAGGCTTCATGCTTTAGAGAAAATAAGAACCAGTTTCCTTATGTTTCCATTTTATGACCCTCATTAAAAAGACCGGATTTTTTATTT
The sequence above is a segment of the Verrucomicrobiota bacterium genome. Coding sequences within it:
- a CDS encoding Gfo/Idh/MocA family oxidoreductase; protein product: MGNKRPLNVGLIGGSKGFITNAHQRAIFMDGTRRVTAAALSSNPENALRSAEEWPYPITGYESYDAMLEQELGKPQGERIDYVLIQTPNHAHFDPAKKFIEAGIPVFCEKPLTLNLEESQTLCRLVNEKIIPFCVAHTYLGHWTTRLARHIVQSGLLGDIRWVDSSYHQSWMAMRASDPDIKKTTWRLNKNISGISNCGGDIGTHALMQLRYITGLEVKELSAHLESFFKWNENPDDNLDDHFTAYCRLSNGGKGLVRATQIAIGHKNDLRIEVNGEKGSLRWAQEESEKLQVYPLGKPDRVYYRDPNLKPDDFLEKLPQELLDENTIPWGHSEGFHDAFARLHRCFENDVRAYQTNAYTATDGSKYATVEDGLAGIQFIEKAVESSRNNGCWLSL
- a CDS encoding alpha/beta hydrolase fold domain-containing protein; the protein is MKKRCLLHTLLILTIGFPPTFLPAEVELPFGKNPSRKEVRNWINNLSQNERAEGIATFYEQIGKPVLQRTLNQKKYVAPGLSDEDTRSFVFKTTEKRNLHIFVDYPDTWQATDKRPALVFWHGGGFTQGNAGQFYHQANYFTQRGAVCFRPEYRIRDLDQTIPVSAVEDGISAIRWIKERAQEFGIDPNEIVVGGGSAGGCMASAVATVDAQKFAQLGFVGEEDNLDIDIGVKAMLLFNPFVDFFEPTHPRQIEEECLFLGKDPEDYREGLHVVSAIENLTKDSPPSIILFGTRDAFYVSDIRWIIRTKELGLKCQSYVYKGEVHSWYNNSPHLEYTTHNVNEFLIDIGFLNREPVVEMPHKSISSNRSDIQDTKYDGKKDWDELAKFKKLREDNDIPLIPFKHYEQ